From a single Nitrospirota bacterium genomic region:
- a CDS encoding kinase/pyrophosphorylase: protein MKERKKKVHVFIVSDATGLTAEMVISAVLVQFKEIDPVFKKFPYIKTKEQIKAILEQAESVQGIIIYSLVSQELRSWIRKEKRKINIFMIDLLGPLLDRLGKMWNIIPTFNPGLLRRIGEESIRLAESIDFTLRHDDGQNIESIDEADLLIIGVSRTSKTPTSLYLSCNNNMKVANIPIIEGINPPDKVFSMNMQKVGLTIAPERLAFIRERRLKYAGATDYLDISHIKRELEYSHRIFNRIKGIQVIDVTHSSIEEVANKIVEGRQESKSS from the coding sequence ATGAAAGAGCGTAAGAAAAAAGTACATGTTTTTATTGTCTCAGATGCAACCGGATTAACTGCTGAAATGGTAATAAGTGCAGTTCTTGTGCAATTTAAAGAAATAGATCCAGTATTTAAAAAATTTCCATACATTAAAACTAAAGAACAGATAAAAGCAATACTTGAGCAGGCAGAGTCTGTTCAGGGAATTATCATTTACTCTCTTGTCTCTCAGGAACTCAGGTCATGGATTAGAAAAGAAAAAAGAAAGATAAATATATTTATGATAGATTTACTCGGTCCGCTTCTGGATAGATTAGGAAAAATGTGGAATATAATCCCAACTTTTAATCCAGGACTTTTAAGGAGAATAGGAGAAGAGTCAATACGTCTTGCAGAATCTATTGACTTTACATTAAGACATGATGATGGACAGAATATTGAGTCTATTGATGAGGCAGATCTTCTAATAATTGGCGTTTCAAGAACATCTAAAACTCCAACCAGTCTATATCTGTCATGCAATAATAATATGAAAGTAGCAAATATACCTATAATAGAAGGAATAAACCCACCTGATAAGGTTTTTTCAATGAATATGCAGAAGGTTGGCTTAACAATAGCTCCCGAGAGATTAGCATTTATAAGAGAAAGAAGATTGAAATATGCAGGTGCTACTGATTATCTGGATATATCGCATATAAAAAGAGAACTTGAATACAGTCACAGAATATTCAATAGGATTAAAGGAATTCAGGTTATTGATGTAACCCATAGCTCGATTGAGGAAGTAGCAAACAAAATAGTAGAAGGTAGACAGGAAAGTAAATCTTCTTAA
- the ppsA gene encoding phosphoenolpyruvate synthase produces MKRSDTVIWFEDLGKDDIPIVGGKCANLGELTRKVGVPVPYGFAISAYAYKKFLEKTTADKKLQAILSDINIEDIDSLHNSSKKIRAFIESLRMPEDMQKDILQAYRELCKRTRKTNVAVAVRSSATAEDLPGASFAGQQDTFLNVTKKDLLESIKRCWSSLFTPRAIVYRKEKGFSHKDVLISIAVQEMVFSKASGVMFTIEPVSGANDRIIINASWGLGEAIVSGQITPDEYVIEKVTFKILEKNIAKKERMIISDNKGGTLWVNVDKALQEKPALSDKTIIRLAKYGVDIEKHYITPQDIEWAVDENEKIYILQARPETIHGVEKPAVSKREEGGIAMEETIIIKGIGVSPGQASGKVQVILNAKDINQFEKGNILVTEMTTPDWVPAMKIAGAIITNLGGKTCHAAIVSRELGVPCVVGTGNATKILKNGEIITVEGQRGLIYKGEKREEEKGKETPIMLTDMAKQIVTATKVYVNLSIPEIAEKVASETNADGVGLLRAEHLMLSIGKHPRLLLEEGGDREMIDTFANGVGKVAEAFFPKPVVYRFLDFKPDEFLELPGGEKYERSHVGPNPMIGYRGEYRYSKEDDIFRLELRAIRQAREKMGFSNIWVMVPFVRSVDIFRKTVAIMREEGLDYLNDKNFQLWIMVEVPSAVFMIEEFCKERIDGVSFGTNDLTMLILGVDRNDASVQEIYDERNLGVLRAIAYTMTVCKKYGVTTSICGQAPSVYPDYLEFMIRCGATSISVNPDTVISSRKNIAVIEQKIQMEKSLGIAARPKIAKIPLDEVFFWRHIEE; encoded by the coding sequence ATGAAAAGGAGTGATACTGTAATATGGTTTGAGGATTTAGGTAAAGATGATATACCAATTGTAGGAGGAAAGTGTGCAAATCTTGGAGAATTAACCAGAAAAGTTGGTGTTCCTGTCCCTTATGGTTTTGCTATTTCAGCTTATGCATATAAAAAATTTCTTGAAAAAACAACGGCTGATAAAAAACTTCAAGCCATTCTTTCTGATATTAACATTGAGGATATAGACTCATTGCATAACAGCTCAAAGAAAATCAGAGCTTTTATTGAAAGTCTACGTATGCCAGAGGATATGCAAAAAGACATCCTTCAGGCATACAGAGAACTATGTAAACGCACCCGTAAGACAAATGTGGCAGTTGCTGTCAGGTCTTCAGCTACAGCAGAGGACCTCCCGGGGGCAAGCTTTGCAGGTCAGCAGGACACCTTTTTAAATGTAACAAAGAAAGATTTATTAGAAAGTATTAAAAGATGCTGGAGTTCTTTATTTACACCAAGAGCAATTGTCTACAGAAAAGAAAAAGGTTTTTCACATAAAGATGTGCTTATTAGTATAGCTGTTCAGGAGATGGTTTTTTCAAAGGCCTCAGGCGTTATGTTCACGATTGAACCTGTAAGTGGTGCAAACGACAGGATTATCATTAATGCCTCATGGGGATTGGGAGAAGCAATAGTCAGCGGTCAGATTACACCCGACGAATATGTTATTGAAAAAGTCACATTCAAGATTCTTGAGAAAAATATTGCAAAAAAAGAGCGAATGATTATATCTGATAACAAAGGTGGGACACTCTGGGTAAATGTTGATAAAGCATTACAAGAAAAGCCTGCACTTAGTGACAAAACAATAATACGTCTTGCAAAATATGGGGTAGATATTGAAAAACATTACATAACACCACAGGATATTGAATGGGCAGTTGACGAAAATGAGAAGATTTATATACTGCAGGCGAGACCAGAAACAATCCATGGGGTTGAAAAACCTGCGGTATCAAAGAGAGAAGAAGGAGGTATAGCTATGGAAGAGACTATTATCATTAAAGGTATAGGAGTAAGTCCTGGTCAGGCTTCTGGAAAAGTACAGGTCATTTTAAATGCGAAAGATATAAATCAATTTGAGAAGGGAAATATTTTAGTAACAGAAATGACGACTCCGGACTGGGTGCCTGCAATGAAAATAGCAGGAGCTATTATAACAAACCTTGGAGGAAAGACATGCCATGCAGCTATAGTTAGCCGCGAACTCGGTGTGCCATGTGTTGTTGGGACAGGGAATGCAACAAAGATATTAAAAAATGGGGAAATTATTACTGTTGAGGGCCAAAGAGGTTTAATATACAAAGGTGAAAAAAGAGAAGAAGAAAAAGGTAAAGAAACACCGATCATGTTGACAGACATGGCAAAGCAAATAGTTACTGCAACAAAGGTTTATGTTAACCTCTCTATCCCTGAGATTGCTGAAAAAGTAGCTTCTGAAACGAATGCTGACGGTGTAGGACTTCTTAGAGCAGAGCATTTAATGCTAAGCATAGGAAAGCATCCGAGACTCCTATTGGAAGAAGGTGGTGATAGAGAAATGATCGATACATTCGCAAATGGAGTAGGTAAGGTAGCTGAAGCATTTTTTCCAAAACCAGTAGTTTATAGATTTCTTGATTTCAAACCTGATGAATTTCTTGAATTGCCAGGAGGCGAAAAATATGAAAGAAGTCATGTTGGTCCGAATCCTATGATAGGTTATAGAGGAGAATACAGATATTCAAAAGAAGATGATATTTTCAGGCTTGAATTAAGAGCTATAAGGCAGGCAAGAGAAAAAATGGGTTTTAGCAATATATGGGTTATGGTGCCTTTTGTAAGAAGTGTTGATATTTTTAGAAAGACAGTTGCAATTATGCGTGAAGAAGGGCTGGATTATCTAAATGATAAGAATTTCCAGCTCTGGATTATGGTGGAAGTCCCGAGTGCTGTGTTTATGATTGAAGAGTTTTGTAAAGAAAGAATAGATGGTGTGAGTTTTGGAACAAATGATCTGACGATGCTTATACTTGGTGTAGACCGCAACGATGCGTCTGTGCAGGAGATTTATGACGAACGTAATCTCGGTGTCCTTAGAGCGATTGCATACACCATGACAGTATGCAAGAAATATGGTGTAACAACATCTATCTGCGGGCAGGCGCCAAGTGTTTATCCGGACTATCTTGAATTTATGATAAGATGTGGTGCTACTTCGATATCTGTAAACCCTGATACGGTTATTTCTTCAAGAAAGAATATCGCTGTAATAGAACAGAAGATTCAGATGGAGAAATCATTGGGTATTGCTGCAAGACCGAAGATAGCCAAAATTCCTCTGGATGAGGTGTTTTTTTGGAGACACATAGAAGAATAA
- a CDS encoding kinase/pyrophosphorylase: MKKSEVIKKRIYKKKHIYLVGEGTGETISKIARAALAQFHRERVNIKTFFLVKDEHYISRILKHASEDNALVAFSIVQPNLRDYLIAEADRLGIKAIDVIGNFIIQLSIFLKEKPLEIPGRQYILDEDYFRRIEAINFSVKHDDGKLPQGLTDADIVLIGLSRTGKTPLSTYLANQGWKVANIPVHPDLETPKELFEIDQRKIFGLIINVENLVKLREARLRQLGLEPEAKYADPVYVSNEIEWCIEYFKQNPRWRVIDVSNRAIEEVAANILSEYRKHRRHS, from the coding sequence ATGAAGAAGAGTGAAGTAATTAAGAAAAGGATTTATAAAAAAAAGCATATTTATCTTGTAGGAGAAGGCACAGGTGAAACTATAAGCAAAATTGCCAGAGCTGCTCTTGCGCAATTCCACCGTGAGAGGGTTAATATAAAAACATTTTTTCTTGTTAAAGATGAACATTATATTTCGCGCATTCTAAAACATGCATCAGAGGATAATGCACTTGTTGCTTTCAGCATAGTTCAACCCAATTTAAGAGATTATCTCATAGCAGAGGCTGACCGTCTCGGCATAAAGGCAATTGATGTAATAGGTAACTTTATTATCCAGCTCTCAATTTTCCTTAAAGAAAAACCTCTTGAGATACCGGGCAGGCAATATATTCTCGATGAAGATTATTTCAGACGTATAGAAGCAATTAATTTCTCAGTAAAACATGATGACGGTAAACTTCCTCAGGGACTGACAGATGCAGATATAGTTCTCATAGGTCTTTCAAGAACAGGGAAGACACCATTATCAACATACCTTGCAAATCAGGGTTGGAAGGTAGCCAATATCCCTGTGCATCCTGATCTGGAGACGCCCAAAGAGCTTTTTGAAATAGACCAGAGAAAAATTTTTGGGCTTATAATAAATGTAGAAAACCTTGTAAAACTCAGAGAGGCACGTTTACGTCAATTAGGTTTGGAACCTGAAGCAAAATACGCTGATCCTGTTTATGTATCTAATGAAATCGAATGGTGCATTGAATATTTTAAACAAAATCCTCGTTGGCGAGTAATTGATGTATCTAATAGGGCAATTGAGGAGGTTGCTGCAAATATATTAAGTGAATATCGTAAACATCGCAGACATTCATGA